Part of the Scyliorhinus canicula chromosome 13, sScyCan1.1, whole genome shotgun sequence genome, AACGTGCCATACCTCTTCTCGTCGAGCGGCGGTTcctaaaagtaaaataaaactgGGATTTAAACTCACAGAATAAGATGCATCAGATAGAAAAACACACACGCGGTGAAGTATGGGAATCGATTCAAAAGTGGTCAACTCTCTAATTTCATTGAATTCAGCCAGATCATTTGCAATAACCTCGTGTAAAGCCGTCTTTGCATATGTCTCAAAACAACTTGGCTTTGGCTTATCCCACTAAACCAAAGGCAGGGGGAAATGAACTCATCTGACGCTGTGGTGTCGCAAGAGGTCATTATCGGTCGAGCCCACAGATTtcaagatagaacatacagtgcagaaggaggccattcggcccatcgagtctgcgccaacccgtttaaggcctcacttccaccctatctccttaatccaataatccctcctaatttttttggtcactaagagcagtttagcatggccaatccacctaacatgcacgtctgaggaaacccacacacacaaggagagaacgtgcagactccgcacagtgacccaagtcgggaatcgaacccgggaccctggcgctgtgaagccacattgctaaccCCTGGTGATACCGTGCTGTCCAAGATGTTAAAACAATATGGAGTAGGGGGATATTGCAGGAAAATGGTGTCGATTTAAAAGAAAGCCAGGACCTAATTGAATAGCGGagtgggctcgaagggctgaCTGGCCTGTCCTCCTGATCCAATTTCTTCTGTTGAGCATCGAGGCGGCCGGGTATCGCGCAGACGCTCAattacaaaaataaaacaaaataatcgGGTCGAACAGAGGAGAAATGATTTTGGACAATTCTCGAGACAATGGAAGAAATCCATCAGCCTGCGGCGGAGGAAGGGAATTGCAATTTCGCGCCTCCTCCTCCAAACCCGCCACCAATTCCCCGCCACCCCTCCACCTTCAACTCAACCcacgacgacccccccccccccccccccccccagccgtcaCTCTCTTACCTACCAcgactctctccccaccccctcgccactcactctcctaccaCTCCACCACATCCGATTTGGACTCTTGGGCAGAATCAACAGGTTCTGCCTAAACAAGACAGTTGGTGCAAAAGAGGGAGTGAAAACAGGCGGATGTATGCAACAAGCCAAACCCGctgtccccggcactcaccccataTACGCTTCCATTAATTTCTCCGTATTGTACTCATGGGGTCCcgggatgtgggtttcgctggctaggccaccatttattgcctatccccgaTTGCATCCGCCTCTGGAgaccctccagtccctgtggtgtCGGTCAACCCACACTTCGGGAGAGAGTTCCTCGATTTTAAGCCTCAATTTTGAACTGCATATTCTGTGGCACCTACACGCCCATCCCCTTCCCACCCAGGACCCCACACGGCCACTGCCTCTTCTttcatttcaccccctccccctccacccatgTGAGTTCTGACGCATGCGGCCTTGTCTTTCATCGAAAAAGCCTTCaggttccacaggctcaccactgaaTGTATTGtacctggggaggaggggggtggggtaaggCGGGGTAAACAGTCCTGAGGGCTCTGCCCCATTTGCAAAGCTGCTCCTGTTTTCCTCTCCACATCCTGGGGATGCGGCGGTGTGTTCTGCTTCGAGTGAAGGGGATGAATCGGGCGTTTTCAAAAACAGAAACGGCTGTGAAAATTGAGCCTGTGATCTTCCGACCTGCGGAAGCTCTTACGAGGTAAATTGAGGTGGGAGTGGCGGtggcggtgggcggggggaggggatgggaggaccGAAGGAGTGAGCGGGGTCGGCGGGCCAGCAATGGCCAGCTCACCTTCAGCATGGTATAGATGTCCTGATAGTCCAAGCGTTTCTGCACGTTGGACAACACGTGCTGAGTGCGGTTCAAATTGTCTTGGATTTTCCGAAGGTTGATCTCCATCTTGCTCAAGACTTCGCTTTCCTGCGTGGAGAGGTCAGTGAACATGTTCTGCTGCTTCTCTTCCAGGACGCTACGCATTttggtgaactcgctggtgatgtGGGTCTGCAACTTGCTCGATTGGTCCTACAACAACAATGACACAATAATAAAGTGTGATCGTTACCAAACAATGTGAAGATTCAGGCGGTAGGTTAGCCCAGAGTCAATTGGCTCGGGAGACACTGAGACAGCTACCTTGATCTCTGTGATCTTTTCCTGTTGTTTAACTTCGAAATCTTGGTAATAGCTTTTCTTCTGCTTTAGGTTGTTGAGGCTCACTCTCATCTTTTCCTGCAATGAAAACCGACATTCTTAGCGGGATCGTGCATCAGCCACTTGGCCTTTCAGGAAATTGACAAGTTAAGGGGGCCTGAGCTCGTTTGACTTTGGTCCCCTGCTCGCTTACCTTGTAAATCTCGACCGCCTCGTTGATCAGCATGAAGTTGTGCGCTTTGTGACTCCGTCCGTCTCTCCTATCCAGGCACATCACACAGATCAGTTTCCTGTCAGTTTCACAGAAGAGCTTCAGCTCCTCCTCGTGTTCGATGCAGTAAGGCTTGGTCCCCTTCAGTTTCAGATTCAGGGTGTGATTCCGGCTCTTCTTCACCAGCTTGCCCAGCGCGCGGTTGGACTTCAGAGTTTTGTCCTGGAAGACCTGGCCGCACTCTGGGCACGTCTCCCGGTTCTGGTTGTCCCAGAACTTCAGGATGCACAGCCGGCAGAAATCGTGGCCGCAGTCCAGGATGACCGGGTCCGAGAAGAGCTGGAGGCAGAGGGGGCAGTTTAGCTCATCTTCCAAATTCAGGGTGGTATGGCCAGAAGCCATTGTCGGCGGCGGCGGCGATTCCTGCTTCTGGGGACATCCACCTTCTTTCAGTCCGCAATTCTGCATTCGCTGTTCCCCGAGGCGGTAtcagaagtcagagctgttgggtGGTGCCATTCATTAAGATTGTCGGGCAAAGAAATGCACTTTATCGCGCGATTTTCCCGAGCGCGTGCGCTGCATAAAGCAGCTGGTATTCCAGAAGCTACCAGCGGCTATCGTTCTGTCCATATATGGAATGAAAAATAGTCTCTCCAACACCAGCATATCCGGGGCGGAGCGGGATGTGCATATCCACATCCATGCATACATATAGAAGGGATTGAATTATACCCGGCCCCATTCTTTTCTGTTCTTTACGCTCGCCAGCTTGGAGTTTGAAGTCGAACAAAGCGAGATGGCCcgggtgtggtggagggggaatccggggggaggggggggggggggtggaggaggtcagggaaCAGAGGAGAGAAGGGACTGGGAAATCGGAGAACTGAGAGGTGGAAAGGCCAGACTATGTTTCCCAGGCGCTCCGCTAACCTCCCGCTGTTACGTTTTAAGGAAGCGATGGAACAGGCCGA contains:
- the LOC119976551 gene encoding zinc-binding protein A33-like isoform X1; protein product: MQNCGLKEGGCPQKQESPPPPTMASGHTTLNLEDELNCPLCLQLFSDPVILDCGHDFCRLCILKFWDNQNRETCPECGQVFQDKTLKSNRALGKLVKKSRNHTLNLKLKGTKPYCIEHEEELKLFCETDRKLICVMCLDRRDGRSHKAHNFMLINEAVEIYKEKMRVSLNNLKQKKSYYQDFEVKQQEKITEIKDQSSKLQTHITSEFTKMRSVLEEKQQNMFTDLSTQESEVLSKMEINLRKIQDNLNRTQHVLSNVQKRLDYQDIYTMLKEPPLDEKSAEDDYQPTITEGNLPIGVFQGPVQYRVWKQVIDVIIPDYKYAGCSEPASNPTSRTDASEDTPRKRSIIYSTEEHNRKSPKSLTLNANTAHPRLVLSEDLTVVTYGDVKQEVKEMPERFDTCVCVLGSEGFTSGKHYWEVQVGSKTEWDLGVVKESISRKGHTTATPETGYWIVWLRNGTEYKATTVPRTRLTVPRKPRAIGVYLDYEGGQVSFYNVDNMSHLYTFIDTFSERLFSYFSPGINDDGENSEPLRILPIKCHDE
- the LOC119976551 gene encoding zinc-binding protein A33-like isoform X2, translated to MQNCGLKEGGCPQKQESPPPPTMASGHTTLNLEDELNCPLCLQLFSDPVILDCGHDFCRLCILKFWDNQNRETCPECGQVFQDKTLKSNRALGKLVKKSRNHTLNLKLKGTKPYCIEHEEELKLFCETDRKLICVMCLDRRDGRSHKAHNFMLINEAVEIYKEKMRVSLNNLKQKKSYYQDFEVKQQEKITEIKDQSSKLQTHITSEFTKMRSVLEEKQQNMFTDLSTQESEVLSKMEINLRKIQDNLNRTQHVLSNVQKRLDYQDIYTMLKEPPLDEKSAEDDYQPTITEGNLPIGVFQGPVQYRVWKQVIDVIIPAPKSLTLNANTAHPRLVLSEDLTVVTYGDVKQEVKEMPERFDTCVCVLGSEGFTSGKHYWEVQVGSKTEWDLGVVKESISRKGHTTATPETGYWIVWLRNGTEYKATTVPRTRLTVPRKPRAIGVYLDYEGGQVSFYNVDNMSHLYTFIDTFSERLFSYFSPGINDDGENSEPLRILPIKCHDE